The genomic DNA GCCGGATCTGGCTGAGCGAGTCTCTCGGTTGATGGCTTCCTGCCTGCCTTACGAGGAAGCATTTGCCCGCCAGAACCTGCCACCGGTGCCCGAGAGCCTGAAGCTCAATATTGCAGCGTTGGCGGCTCAGCATTCGGCTGCCCAAGCGCCTGTGGGGACTGTTCCGACGAGCGGTGTGAACTCTTCCGGTAAAGAAGACAGCGTTTTCTCGCGCCTGTTCGCCTTCCTCCAGCCTAAATTTGCATGGCCGGCCCTGACGTTCGTTGCGGGTGCAGCCTGCTATGCCCTCGTGCTTCAAATTGGTGCGTTCAGCGGTGCCCTTAAACCGGGCTTCGATGCTGCCGCTCCAGCCGTTGCCCAGACCTCTCCCTGGGTTCAACAGGCTGCTGCGTATCAGCATCTCTATACCCGTGAAACCGTGGCTTACGGCGCCCAGCCCGCAGATGCCGTGACCCAGACCCTGGCCGATATCCGCCAGGTAGACGGTTTGGCGCTGCGCGTCCCGGACCTGAGTTCCGCCGGCCTGACCTTCAAGCGCGTGCAGCGGCTGCGGTTCAACAACAAGGCGTTGATCCAGCTGGTGTACCTGCCGGCCAATGGCGCGCCGGTTGCATTGTGCGTGATGAAAGAGCCCAAGCCGGATCAGTCCATTGCACAACAAAGCGTCGCGCAAATGAACGTAGTAACCTGGCGCCAGTCTGAACTGGGCTACGCCCTTATCGGCGAGCCCGAAGGTGTAGACCTCAACGCCGTTGCCCGACTTGTCGCCGACCGAAGTGCTGCCCAGCTGTTCGCTGCCGTGCCCGCACCGATGTGGATCGCCGCCATCCAGAAATGACCATGCTGGGGTCGGGCATTGGTTCCCAATGTCGTGATCCCAGATAGCTAGATGAAAAAAAACTTCTTGCTGAAAAAACGTCATTACCTGCCTCTTGCCCTCGCTGCTGTGGTTGTCACAGGCCTCGGTGCCTGGCTGTTGCCGTCCTTTTATTCGCCTTCGCCCACTGCCGCGCAAATCGTCGATGAGATGGAAGCGGTGGCCGGTGGTGCGCATCCCGGCTTTCGTCGCAACCATGCCAAAGGTCATTGCATCAGCGGCCGTTTTGAAAGCAACGGCAATGCGGCAGAAATTTCCCGCGCGTCCCTGTTACAGCCTGGCAGCGTGCCGTTGATCGGCCGCTTGTCGGCGGCCGGTGGCGACCCGTCCCAGGCCGACGTGCATGGCATGATCCGCAGCATGGCCCTGCGCATGGCCGCCGCCGATGGCGAAACCTGGTACATGGCGATGAATTCCGTGCCGGTGTTCCCGGTGAATACGCCCGAAGGCCTGTATGAGCAGTTGCGTGCCTCGATGCCCGAGTACGGCGGCAGCGGTCCTGATCCGCAAAAAATGCAGGCCTTCAAAACTGCCCACCCTGAAATGCGTTCGTTTGAGACCTGGCTGGCGGAGCATCCGGAAGCGTCAGGTTTCGACAACTCCACGTTCTACAGCGTGAATGCTTTTCGCATGACTGACGCCCAGGGTCGGGTGCGCTTCGTGCGCTGGAGCATGGTGCCTGAGACACCTTACAAACCGATGACAAGCGGCCAATCCCGCGACCCGGATTTCCTCGCCTATGGTTTCTCCAAGCAGCTTGAGCAGGGGCCGGTGCGCTGGCACCTGATCATCACGTTGGCCAACCCCGGCGACGTGACCACCGACGCCACCGTGCGCTGGCCTGAAGGACGGCGGCAGATCAACGCCGGCACGCTGGTCATCGACGACCAGCAATCCCAGGTCGAAGGGCTGTGCCGCGATGTGGATTTCAACCCGCTGGAACTGCCCGACGGCATCGGGCCGTCGGATGACCCGTTGCTCATGGCGCGCGAGGCCGCGTATGCCGAATCCCATCGGCGGCGCGTCGAGGAAGAGAACGCCCATTAAGAATTTTTCCCGTCACGCGGAATAAATCATTTCCCTCGCTTGTTCTATTCCCAGAACAACTTGAACGAGGGAAGTACGATGGGCCTGCCCACCGAAGCTCAAACACTGGATTTCACCGCGCTGGCCCAGCCTTTGGGCGAGGCCGACGCATGTGGCCAGAACCTTGAGTACGACCCGCAGTTTCTTGAGCTGGAAGAGGAAGCCCTCGGTAAACCCGAGGTGCAATACGGCGACACCATCACCCAGGCCGTCGAGCCGAACTGGAAGCGCGTGATGGTCCTTGCGCAGCCTCTGCTGGAACGCAGCCGTGACCTGCGCCTGGCCATCTGGCTGACCCGCGCCCAGCTCAACCTGAACGGCATCGCGGGTCTGGCGGCCGGGCTCGAACTGGTTCAAGCCCTGCTGGAACACTGCTGGGATGGCCTGCACCCTCAGCTGGATCCTGACGACGACAACGACCCGCTGCTGCGCATTAACATCCTGGCGTTTCTCTGTGAGCCTGCCGGCGTGCTGCGAGACGTGCTCGACGCGCCCCTGGTCAGCGCTCGCAACCTGGGCGCCGTGACCCTGCGTCAGTTCGAACTGGCCAGTGGCGAGCAAAGCGGGGAGGGCGAAAACGTCAGCCTGGCAATGATCGAAGGCGCGTTTATCGAAGCCGACCCACTGGAGCTGGCGGCCACCGACGCGGCGCTGACGCAGGCGTTGGACCTGAGCGTCCGGATTGAGCAACTGCTGACTGAAAAGGTCGGTGTCGGTCGCGCCATCGACCTCAGCGGCCTGGCGACTGTGCTGCGCCGTGCCGGTGACGTTATCCGTCGTCGCCTGCCTGGCGAGGCCCCTGTCGACGTCGCGGCGGTCGCCGCGCCCATAGCAACCGCTGCTGCTGTCGCTGCTCCACAGGCCCTGCGCGGCGAGATCAACAGCCGCGAAGACGCGCGTCAGACCATCGACCGCCTGTGCACCTATTTCCAGACCTTCGAGCCTGCCAGCCCGGTACCGATTCTGCTGCAGCGCGCGAAGAAGCTGATCGACAAGAATTTCATGGAATTGCTGCAAGACCTCGCCCCTGATGGTCTCGCGCAACTGGCGCTGGTCAGCGGTATTCGCAACAGCGACGACTGACCCTTTTTGTATCAACCCCACTCACTGGAGCTTTTCCTGTGGCCAAAGAAAGCAGTCAGAAGTTCATCGCTCGCAACCGGGCGCCACGCGTGCAGATCGAATACGACGTGGAAATCTACGGCGCGGAAAAAACCGTGCAATTGCCCTTCGTGATGGGCGTGTTTTCGGACCTTTCCGGCAAACCTGCCGAGCCGTTGCCGCCGGTGGCCGAGCGCAAGTTCCTGGAAGTCGATATCGACAACTTCGACGAGCGCCTCAAGTCGATGAAGCCGCGCGTGGCGTTCCAGGTGCCCAACACCCTGACCGGTGAAGGCAACCTGCCGGTGGAAATCACCTTTGAATCGATGGACGACTTTACCCCGGCCGCCATCGCCAGCAAGGTGCCAAGCCTTAACCAGTTGCTCACCGCACGCAGCCAATTGTCCAACCTGCTGACCTACATGGACGGCAAGGTCGGCGCCGAGGAGTTGCTGGCCAAGCTGCTGGCGGACCCGACCGTGATGCAAGCCTTGAGCTCGGCTCCCAAGCCAACCGAATAACTGAATAACCGTTAACGCCGCCGGTGCCCCGTTTGCCCCGGTACGGGGACGCTTTGCCCAAAATTTGAGGATGCCTTCATGTCCACGACCCAATCTGAACAGCCAGGGCAGCTTGCCCCCGCCACGGATTTTGACGCCGGCGACTTCGCCAGCCTGTTGCAAAAAGAGTTCAAGCCCAAGACCGACAAGGCCAAAGAGGCGGTGGAAACGGCAGTGCGCACCCTGGCGGAACAAGCGCTGCACGGCACCAACCTGATGCCCAATGACGTGCTGGGCACCATCGAAGGCCTGATCGCGGCCCTCGACCAGAAGCTCACCGAACAGGTCAACCACATCCTGCACCACGAGGAATTCCAGGGCGTTGAAAGCGCCTGGCGCGGCCTGCATTACCTGGTCAACAACACCGAGACCGACGAGACCCTGAAAATCCGCGTGATGAACATCTCCAAGAACGAGGTGCACAAGACGCTGCGCAAGTTCAAGGGTGTGGCGTGGGACCAGAGCCCGATCTTCAAGAAGCTGTATGAAGAGGAATATGGCCAGTTCGGCGGCGAGCCATACGGCGCGTTCGTGGCCGATTACTACTTCAACAACAGCGCGCCGGATGTGGAGCTGCTGACCCAGATGGCCCGCGTCAGCGCCGCCGCCCACTGCCCGCTGATCACCGCCGCCGACCCGAGCGTGATGCTGATGGAGTCGTGGCAGGAACTGGCCAACCCGCGTGACCTGACCAAGATTTTCCAGACCCCGGAACACGCCGCCTGGCGCAGCTTCCGCGCCAGTGAAGACTCGCGTTACGTGGGCCTGGCCATGCCGCGCTTCCTGTCCCGCGCACCTTACGGCGCCAAGACCAACCCGGTGGAAGAGTTCGACTTCGAAGAAACCACCGACGCCGCCGGTGCCAGGGATTTCACCTGGGCCAACGCTGCCTACGCCATGGCTGTGAACATCAACCGTTCGTTCAAACACTACGGCTGGTGCTCGCAGATTCGCGGCATCGAGTCCGGCGGTGTGGTGGAAGGTTTGCCGGTGCACACCTTCCCGACGGACGACGGCGGTGTGGACATGACTTGCCCGACCGAAATCGCCATCAGCGACCGCCGCGAAGCCGAGCTGGCGAAGAACGGTTTCATGCCACTGGTGCATAAAAAGAACAGCGACATTGCCGCGTTCATCGGTGCGCAATCGATGCACAAACCGGCCGAGTACGACGACCCGGACGCCACCGCCAACGCCAACCTGGCCGCGCGCCTGCCGTACCTGTTCGCCACCTGCCGTTTCGCCCACTACTTGAAGTGCATCGTGCGCGACAAGATCGGCTCGTTCAAAGAGCGCGACGACATGCAGGTGTGGCTCAACAACTGGATCGGCCGCTACGTGGAACACAACCCGGCCACGGCCACCGACGCCGACAAGGCGCGCAAACCGCTGGCCGGCGCCGAAGTGGTGGTTGAAGAAATCGAAGGTAACCCCGGCTATTACGGCGCCAAGTTCTTCCTGCGCCCGCACTACCAGCTCGAAGGCCTGACCGTGTCCCTGCGTCTGGTCTCCAAGCTGCCGTCCACCAAATCCAACTGATCAACCTGAAAGGTAACGACCATGATCCTGCTGAACTTCAAAGGCACCCAAATCAAGGGCACTTCCACTGTCGACGCGCACAAGGACTGGATCACCATCGACGCGATCCAGATGGGCGTCGGCCGCGCCATCTCCATCAGCGGCGGCGGTACCGACCGCGACACCAGCAACCCGTCGTTCTCGGAAATTTCCATGACCAAGGCCACCGACCTGGCGTCGGCTGACCTGTTCATGCAAGCCGTGTGCGGCAAAAGCCTGGGCGATGCCGAGATCCACTTCATCCAGACCGGCGGCCCGGACAAGAAACAACAGGTGTTCCTCAAGCTGATCCTTGGCCAGGCGATCATCAGCTCCTACTCCGCCAGCAGTAACGGCGAGCGCCCGAGCGAAACCTTCTCCATCAACTTCACCACCATCAGCTACGAGTACGACTCCTTCACCGGCGACACCGTGATCACCGGTACGCCGAAGAAGTGGGACCTGGAAAAGAACCAGAAGATCTGATTCTGGCTCGGCCTGGTGCGGCGGGCGGGGCAGTTCTGGCAACCGGGTTTTCTGTGGCGAGCGGGCTCGCCACAACAGCCCTGATCACCACAGAAAGCTCGCTCGCAGCAACATGATGGAGTACTGATTTTATGGCTGAGCTCACCAGTCGCGAACGCCTGCAACCGTCGCTGCTCGATCGCCTGAGCGACGACGACACCGAACACGCCGTGGAGCCGCGTGACAAGCGCGTGCTGTCCATGCGTGGTCTGCGCAAGGCGGTGTTGCGTGATCTGGGGTGGCTGCTTAACAGCACCAGCCTGGGCAGTTTTCGTGACCTCAGTGCTCACCCTCTGGCCGGGCAATCGGTCATCAATTTTGGTCTGCCGGATCTTGCCGGCAAGACCGCCGCCGGTTTGGACCGTGAAGAGCTGGGGCGGCGCATCCGCCAGGCGATCTGGGATTTCGAACCGCGGATTTTACGTGACAGCGTGCGCGTGGTGCCGGTTGCACCCGCCAGCAATGCAGCCAGCCCTAACCAGATGGCGTTTGAAATTCATGGCGAACTCTGGGGCCAACCGTTGCCCGAGCGCCTGTACCTGAAGACCGAACTCGATCTGGAAGCAGGCGAGGCGAAGGTTTTTGATATCGAGACAAGGGACGTGCGGTGAACGCCAAACTGCTGCGCTATTACGAACGTGAACTGGCCCATCTGCGGGAAGTCGGCGGCGAGTTCGCCCGCGATTACCCCAAGGTCGCCGGTCGTCTGGGGCTGGAAACCTACGCCTGCGCCGACCCGTATGTGGAGCGGTTGCTGGAGGGTTTCAGTTTTCTGGCGGCGCGGGTGCAGCTGAAAATCGATGCCGAATTCCCGCGCTTTACCAACCATTTGCTGGAGCTGGTGTACCCGCAATACCTGGCGCCCACGCCCTCGATGGCTGTGGTGCAATTGCAGCCGGACATGAGCGAAGGCAGCCTGGCCGCCGGGTTCAAGGTAGCCCGTGGCACCGCGTTGCACAGCCAGTTGGGTAAGGGCGACCAGACCGCGTGCGAATTTCGCACTGCCCACGACGTCGATCTGTGGCCCGTGGAACTGGTGGAAGCACGCTACTTTGCCTGTGGCGCGCAAGTGGCCGGGGTCGACCTGTCACGCCTGGGCGGCGTGAAGGCGGCACTGCGGCTGCGCTTGCGCGTCGGTGCCGGGCTCACCTTCAGTGACCTGACGCTGGATAATTTGCCGCTGCACATTCGTGGCGGCGAAGTCATGCCTTCGCGCATCCTCGAACAACTGCTGGCCCAGACGGCCGGTGTGTTGGTGATGCCAGTGCAGGAGCATGTCGACTGGCACCAGTTCCTGCCCAAAAGCGCGATTCGCAGCATGGGTTACAGCGACAGTGAAGCCTTGCTGCCCAGCGGCCCGCGTTCGTTCCAGGGCTACCGGCTGTTGCAGGAATACTTCGCCATGCCCCAGCGCTTCATGTTCGCCGACGTGGCGGGGCTCGCGAACAGCGTCAGCCGCTGCACTGCCGAGCAACTGGACGTAATTGTGCTGTTCAAGAAGCTCGATCCGATGCTGGAACAGAGCCTCAGCGCCGCCAATTTCGGGTTGTACTGTACGCCCGCGATCAACCTGTTTCCGATGCGCACCGAGCGCGTGCACCTGTCGGACCAGCAATCGGAATACCACGTGATCCCCGACCGCACGCGGCCGATGGATTACGAGATCTACCAGATCGAAGGCGTTACCGGCTACGGCAGCGGTGCCGAGGCCAGCCAGACCTTTGAATCGTTTTACCGCGCCAATGACCTGCACGCGCGCACGCCGCCCAAAGCCTTTTATCAAGTGCGCCGCGATGCGCGGGTGCTCTCCGAACAACAGCGGCGCCAGGGCCCGCGTTCCAGCTACATCGGCAGCGAGCTGTTCCTGTCGCTGGTGGACGCCCAGGAAGCGCCGCACCGCAGTGACCTGCGCCAATTGGGCATCGATACCCTGTGCAGCAACCGCGACCTGGTGCTGAGCATGCCGGTGGGCAGCGGGCGTACCGATTTCACCGTTGAGTCCGGCGCGCCGGTGCAGTCGGTGCGCTGCGTGGCCGGGCCCACGGTGCCGGCGGCGTCGTTTGCCGAGGGTGAGACGGCCTGGCGGCTGGTCAGCCATTTGTCCCTCAACTATCTGTCGCTGCTGGATCAAGACAAGGAGCAGGGCGCCACGGCCTTGCGCGATCTGCTGCGCCTGTACTGCCGCATCGACGACGAAGCCGCGCATAAACAGATTGAAGGCCTGCGTTCCGTCACCGCCGAGAGCATCGTGCGGCGCCTGCCGCTGCCGGGGCCGATCACCTACGGGCGCGGCCTGCAAATAGGCGTGACCCTGGATGAGTCGGCCTTTGAAGGTGCCGGGGTATTTGTGCTGGGCTCGGTACTGGAGCAGTTTTTTGCCAAGTACGTATCGCTCAATGCCTTCACCGAAACGGTGATCAAAAGCACGGCACGCGGCGTGATCATGCAATGGCCGGCGCGGGTGGGCAGATGCGAGATCCTCTGACCCTGCTGGGCGAGCTTGAAGCGCACCCGGGGCGCTTCGACTTCTATGGCGCGTTGCGCCAGCTGGAGTGCGCCTTCCCGCAACTGCCACGCATCGGCCAGGCCGCACGCCCGGCGGATGAGGCCGTGCGTTTTGGCCAGCAACCGTCACTGGCCTTCGAACCGGCAATGATTGCCGCGCTCAAGCCTGGGGTAACGCCCAAGCTGCTATTGAATTTTTTCGGCCTGATGGGCGCCAACGGCCCGCTGCCGATTCACCTCACCGAATACATCCGTGACCGCCAGCGCAACCTGAATGACCCGACCCTGGCCGCATTCTGCGACGTGTTCCACCACCGCATGATCAGCCTGTTCTACCGCGCCTGGGCGAGTGCCCAGCCAGCGGTGAGCCTTGATCGGCCGGGAGCGGACCGTTTCGCCCAATACCTGGGTTCATTGATCGGCATCGGCCAGCCGTCGTTGCTCAATCGCAACGCTGTGCCGGACGTGGCCAAGCTGCACTTCGCCGGGCGCCTCGGGCCGCAGACGCGCAATGCCGAAGGCCTGGCGGCGTTGCTCTCTGACTACCTCGGCGTACCGGTGCAGGTCGAACAGTTTGTCGGCCACTGGATGACCTTGCCCGCCGACGGTCTGTGCGCGCTGCGCAGCGGGCCAGACGCCGCGGTACTCGGCCAGACCACCGTGATGGGCAAGAAAGTCTGGAACACCCAGCACAAATTCCGCCTGCTGATAGGCCCCCTCGACCTTGAACAAACCCGGCGTCTGTTGCCCGGCGGCGACAGCCTGCAACGCGTGCAGGATTGGGTGCGCCAATACGTCGGCCTAGCGATGGACTGGGACGTCAACCTGATCGTCAAAAAAGAACAATTGCCCGGCCTGCGCCTGGGTTCCGCGCCCCTGGGCTGGACCAGTTGGCTGAGCAGCAAAACTCCCGAGCAGGATGACCGGCAACTGCTGATCAATCCGCGAATCTCCACCTCTTCTCAAGGATCTGCCCATGGCTGATATCAGTCGCGTCGCGCTTTTCGGCAAACTCAACAGCCTGTGCTACCGGGCCATCGAAAGCAGTACCGTGTTTTGCAAGATGCGCGGCAACCCCTACGTTGAGCTGGTGCATTGGCTGCAGCAAATCCTGCAGCTCACCGATTCGGACCTGTTGCGGCTGATCCGCCATTACGGCATCGACCCGGCGGTACTGGCCCGCGACCTGACCGCCGCGCTGGACCGTCTGCCCCGTGGCTCGACCTCGGTCACCGACCTGTCTTCTCAGGTGGAAGAGGCGGTCGAACGCGCCTGGGTCTACGCCACCCTGATGCTCGGCGAGTCCCAGGTGCGTTCCGGGCACTTGCTGTTGGCGCTGCTGAAAACCCCGAGCCTGCGCAATGGTTTGTATGGCGTGTCCCGCGAGTTCAACAAGGTCGGCATCGATGACCTGAGCGAACAATTCGGCGCGTTGCTCAAGGACTCCCCCGAAGCGCAGATGAGCGCCAGTGACGGCTTCCAGGTGCCCGGTGAAGACGCCGGTGCCCTGGCGCCGGCGGCGATGGGCAAGCAGGAAGCCTTGAAGCGCTTCACCGTCGACCTCACCGAACAGGCGCGCAGCAGCAAGATGGACCCCATCGTGGGCCGTGATGAAGAGATCCGCCAGGTCATCGACATCCTGATGCGCCGCCGCCAGAACAACCCGATTCTGGTGGGTGAGGCGGGCGTCGGCAAAACCGCCGTGGTCGAAGGTTTTGCCCAGCGCATCGCCCGTGGCGACGTGCCGCCGAGCCTGAAAGACGTGCAGTTGCTCGCGCTCGACGTGGGCCTGTTACAGGCCGGTGCGAGCATGAAAGGCGAGTTCGAACAGCGCCTGCGCTCGGTGATCGACGAAGTGCAGGCCAGCGTCAAACCCATCGTGCTGTTTATCGACGAAACCCACACCCTGGTCGGCGCGGGCGGTGCAGCCGGCACCGGCGATGCGGCCAACCTGCTTAAACCGGCGTTGGCCCGTGGCACCTTGCGCACCGTCGGCGCGACCACCTTTGCCGAGTACAAAAAACACATCGAAAAAGACCCTGCGCTGACCCGGCGTTTCCAGACCGTGCAGGTTGATGAACCCGACGAAGCGCGCGCCTTGCTGATGTTGCGCGGCATCGCCGAAACCATGCAGAACCACCATCAGGTGCACATTCTTGATTCCGCGCTGGAAGCGGCGGTGCGCTTGTCGAATCGCTACATCCCGGCGCGTCAGTTGCCGGACAAGGCGGTCAGCCTGATCGACACCGCCTGTGCGCGCGTGGCCATCAGCCTGCACGCCACGCCTGCCGAGGTGGACGACAGCCGTCGACGCATTGAATCCCTGGAAACCGAACTGGCGATCATCGAGCGCGAAACCGCGATTGGCGTTGAAACCGCCAGCCGCCGCGCCTCGGTCGAAGCCTTGCTGAGCACCGAACGTGAGCGCCTGGACGACGTGGAAGGGCGCTGGGACAACGAGTTGGCGCTGGTGGAGCAGATTCAGCGCCTGCGCAGCCAGTTGGCCGATTCCAGCGACCGCGAGGCCGGGTTGGTCGAGCTGCGCCAGTTGCAGGACGAATTGGCGGTGCAGCAGGGCGAACACCCGCTGGTGCTGATCAGCGTCGATGAACAGGCCGTGGCTTCGGTGGTACAGGACTGGACCGGCATTCCGGTGGGCCGCATGGTCAAGAATGAAATCGAAAACGTGCTGCGCCTGGCCGACCGCCTCGGCCAGCGCATCATCGGCCAGAACCACGCGCTGGAAATGATCGCGCGGCGTATCCAGACCTCCCGCGCTGGCCTCGACAACCCGGGCAAACCGGTGGGCGTGTTCATGCTCGCGGGGACCTCCGGCGTGGGCAAGACCGAGACCGCCCTGGCGCTGGCCGAGTCGTTGTATGGCGGCGAACAGAACGTCATCACCATCAACATGAGCGAGTACCAGGAAGCCCATACCGTTTCCACCCTGAAAGGCGCGCCACCTGGCTACGTGGGTTACGGCGAGGGCGGCGTGCTGACCGAAGCGGTGCGGCGCAAGCCTTACAGCGTGGTGCTGCTGGACGAAGTGGAGAAGGCTCACCCGGATGTGCACGAGCTGTTTTTCCAGGTGTTCGACAAGGGCTGGATGGAGGACGGCGAAGGCCGGATCATCGACTTCAAAAACACCCTGATCCTGCTCACCACCAACGCCGGTACCCAGTTGATCAGCCGCCTTTGTCGCGATCCGCAGACCATGCCCGCGCCGGACGATATCGCCAAGGCCCTGCGCGAACCGCTGTTGGAAGTGTTCCCGCCGGCCTTGCTCGGGCGCCTGGTGGTGATCCCGTATTACCCGCTGAGCGACGCCATGCTGGGCAGCATCATCCGCCTGCAACTGGGGCGCATCGAAAAACGCATCGCAGACAACCACAAAATTCCGTTCACCTACAGCGACGACGTGGTGCAGCT from Pseudomonas tolaasii NCPPB 2192 includes the following:
- the tssH gene encoding type VI secretion system ATPase TssH — encoded protein: MADISRVALFGKLNSLCYRAIESSTVFCKMRGNPYVELVHWLQQILQLTDSDLLRLIRHYGIDPAVLARDLTAALDRLPRGSTSVTDLSSQVEEAVERAWVYATLMLGESQVRSGHLLLALLKTPSLRNGLYGVSREFNKVGIDDLSEQFGALLKDSPEAQMSASDGFQVPGEDAGALAPAAMGKQEALKRFTVDLTEQARSSKMDPIVGRDEEIRQVIDILMRRRQNNPILVGEAGVGKTAVVEGFAQRIARGDVPPSLKDVQLLALDVGLLQAGASMKGEFEQRLRSVIDEVQASVKPIVLFIDETHTLVGAGGAAGTGDAANLLKPALARGTLRTVGATTFAEYKKHIEKDPALTRRFQTVQVDEPDEARALLMLRGIAETMQNHHQVHILDSALEAAVRLSNRYIPARQLPDKAVSLIDTACARVAISLHATPAEVDDSRRRIESLETELAIIERETAIGVETASRRASVEALLSTERERLDDVEGRWDNELALVEQIQRLRSQLADSSDREAGLVELRQLQDELAVQQGEHPLVLISVDEQAVASVVQDWTGIPVGRMVKNEIENVLRLADRLGQRIIGQNHALEMIARRIQTSRAGLDNPGKPVGVFMLAGTSGVGKTETALALAESLYGGEQNVITINMSEYQEAHTVSTLKGAPPGYVGYGEGGVLTEAVRRKPYSVVLLDEVEKAHPDVHELFFQVFDKGWMEDGEGRIIDFKNTLILLTTNAGTQLISRLCRDPQTMPAPDDIAKALREPLLEVFPPALLGRLVVIPYYPLSDAMLGSIIRLQLGRIEKRIADNHKIPFTYSDDVVQLIASRCTELESGGRMIDAILTNSMLPAISTEFLNRLLLGKPATRVQVGVEGGEFTYGFEAP